Proteins encoded in a region of the Synechococcus sp. BIOS-U3-1 genome:
- the msrB gene encoding peptide-methionine (R)-S-oxide reductase MsrB: MLFATVSGLVGVFLAPKKVSAASDASDAQWDLSDQEWKKRLSTDSYQVLRREGTEPPFTSELNSEKRSGTYHCAGCDLSLFSSQAKFDSGTGWPSFWQPLPGAIDTKVDFKLIVPRTEYHCSRCGGHQGHVFNDGPRPTGKRYCNNGVALRFQPA, encoded by the coding sequence ATGCTGTTCGCCACGGTTTCAGGGCTAGTTGGTGTTTTCCTGGCTCCGAAGAAGGTGTCCGCTGCTTCCGATGCATCGGATGCGCAGTGGGATCTCTCCGATCAGGAATGGAAGAAACGGTTATCTACAGATTCGTATCAGGTGCTGCGAAGGGAAGGCACTGAGCCGCCATTCACCAGTGAGCTCAACAGTGAGAAGAGATCCGGTACTTATCACTGTGCAGGTTGCGATCTGTCGCTGTTCTCATCCCAGGCCAAGTTCGACAGTGGCACGGGTTGGCCAAGCTTCTGGCAGCCCCTCCCAGGTGCCATCGACACGAAAGTAGATTTCAAGCTGATTGTTCCTCGCACGGAATACCACTGCAGCCGCTGCGGCGGCCACCAGGGTCATGTGTTCAATGACGGTCCCAGGCCCACCGGCAAGCGCTACTGCAATAACGGCGTCGCTCTGCGCTTCCAGCCCGCTTGA
- a CDS encoding NAD(P)/FAD-dependent oxidoreductase, with protein sequence MTVPGPPASATAITASLCASSPLDLIVIGGGPAGYMAAITAAEQGVREVVVLEATPEPLQKVRISGGGRCNVTHACWDPAELSTHYPRGSRPLRGPFSRFACGDAIAWFDERGLTLVEEPDGRMFPQQNRSEAVIHCLQKAATGVGVQLRTKVMVQQVAAQRDGGFVVDGRGLEQPLKARNLMLATGGHPSGRKLAESLGHQVVPPVPSLFSLSLGTKALAACSGIAIDDVSLDLKLGDQRFRQTGRVLITHRGLSGPATLRLSAFAARALYQSHYKGELKVDWSSGLGRQGVEQRLHQWRLDKARRTLISAKPFEHLPRRLWQAFLSEIAVDGDRRWADLPLKAERQLVEILCAQRLPIQGRGPFGEEFVTAGGVALGEVNLATMESRRCPGLYVAGELLDVDGVTGGFNFQACWSGGWLAGQAIAAAEPQLAVTESDQTQ encoded by the coding sequence ATGACGGTCCCAGGCCCACCGGCAAGCGCTACTGCAATAACGGCGTCGCTCTGCGCTTCCAGCCCGCTTGATCTGATTGTGATCGGTGGTGGTCCTGCCGGTTACATGGCAGCGATCACCGCCGCTGAGCAAGGTGTGCGTGAGGTTGTGGTTTTGGAGGCCACGCCAGAGCCACTGCAGAAGGTGCGCATCAGTGGTGGTGGTCGCTGCAATGTCACGCATGCTTGCTGGGATCCGGCGGAGCTTTCCACTCATTACCCCCGAGGCAGTCGGCCGTTGCGGGGCCCATTCAGTCGCTTTGCCTGTGGTGATGCAATCGCCTGGTTTGATGAGCGTGGCCTCACCCTTGTTGAGGAACCAGACGGACGCATGTTTCCGCAGCAGAACCGCTCGGAGGCGGTGATTCACTGCTTGCAGAAGGCTGCGACTGGGGTGGGGGTACAGCTGCGGACGAAGGTGATGGTGCAGCAGGTTGCGGCACAGAGGGATGGTGGTTTTGTGGTTGATGGGCGTGGGCTTGAGCAGCCTTTGAAGGCTCGCAACCTGATGCTGGCAACCGGTGGCCATCCCAGTGGTCGAAAACTTGCGGAGTCCCTCGGTCATCAAGTGGTGCCGCCTGTTCCCTCTTTGTTCAGCCTGTCGCTGGGCACCAAAGCACTTGCTGCTTGCAGCGGCATTGCCATTGATGACGTGAGCCTCGATCTCAAGCTCGGGGATCAGCGCTTTCGGCAAACCGGCCGGGTCTTGATTACCCACCGCGGACTCAGTGGTCCTGCAACGCTGCGACTCTCCGCTTTTGCTGCGCGAGCGCTTTATCAAAGTCACTACAAGGGCGAGCTGAAAGTGGACTGGAGTTCTGGCCTGGGTCGCCAGGGTGTGGAGCAGAGGCTGCATCAGTGGCGGTTGGACAAAGCTCGACGCACCTTGATTTCGGCCAAACCGTTTGAGCACTTGCCGCGTCGTTTGTGGCAGGCCTTTCTGTCAGAGATTGCAGTCGATGGCGACCGCCGTTGGGCGGATCTGCCGTTGAAGGCTGAGCGTCAGCTGGTCGAAATTCTCTGCGCTCAGCGTCTGCCGATTCAGGGCCGGGGCCCATTTGGAGAGGAGTTCGTTACTGCTGGTGGAGTGGCCCTGGGCGAGGTGAACCTGGCCACGATGGAAAGTCGTCGCTGTCCTGGGCTCTATGTCGCTGGGGAACTCTTGGATGTAGATGGCGTCACCGGTGGGTTCAACTTCCAGGCTTGCTGGAGTGGAGGCTGGCTTGCTGGCCAGGCCATCGCCGCCGCTGAACCCCAGCTGGCTGTTACTGAATCTGATCAAACACAGTGA
- a CDS encoding GspE/PulE family protein translates to MSDDRRHLELELLLQRTIPGKLVSADEPSLLQELEAMGFEPARHAALAERLNALLNRPSEDASPTPQTTTTTTDILGEKATSYLQDFSVEAVLVQDPDEASAQSAGPEDLESSLSDADQSPVINLVDRILMQALELGASDIHVEPQQAGLQLRFRQDGVLQSHIEPLPSRLIPAVTSRFKIMAELDIAERRVAQDGRIRRRFQNRTVDFRVNSLPSRFGEKIVLRLLDSSATQLGLDKLISNPRTLELVRALGSKPFGMILVTGPTGSGKSTTLYSLLAERNEPGINISTVEDPIEYTLPGITQCQVNREKGFDFSQALRAFMRQDPDVLLVGETRDLETAKTAIEAALTGHLVLTTLHCNDAPSAIARLDEMGVEPFMVSASLIGIVSQRLLRRVCHHCQIAYRPDPEELGRFGLMASNEANVSFVKANHHEGQVNPCPHCQGSGYKGRVGVYEVLRMNEALAAAVAKGATTDMVRQLALEGGMKTLLGYSLELVREGHTTLEEVGRMVLTDAGLESERRARALSTLTCHGCGGGLQEGWLECPYCLTPRQ, encoded by the coding sequence GTGAGCGACGACCGCCGTCATCTGGAACTGGAACTTCTGTTGCAGCGGACCATCCCAGGCAAGCTCGTCAGCGCCGATGAACCCTCATTGCTCCAGGAGCTGGAAGCGATGGGTTTTGAACCTGCACGTCACGCTGCCCTTGCCGAGCGCCTTAACGCACTGCTGAACAGGCCATCCGAGGACGCCTCACCCACACCTCAGACCACCACTACAACGACTGACATCCTGGGAGAGAAAGCGACCTCCTACCTACAGGACTTTTCGGTGGAAGCGGTTCTGGTTCAGGATCCCGACGAGGCATCAGCACAAAGCGCAGGTCCTGAAGATCTCGAATCCAGCCTCAGCGATGCAGACCAGTCGCCAGTGATCAATCTGGTGGACCGGATCCTAATGCAGGCTCTAGAGCTTGGGGCCAGCGACATCCATGTGGAACCACAGCAGGCCGGACTTCAGCTGCGCTTCCGTCAAGACGGTGTGCTTCAGAGCCACATCGAACCCCTGCCCAGCCGACTGATTCCCGCCGTGACTTCACGGTTCAAAATCATGGCGGAGCTGGACATTGCCGAACGCCGCGTTGCTCAGGATGGACGTATCCGGCGCCGTTTCCAGAACCGCACGGTGGATTTCCGTGTCAACAGTCTGCCGAGCCGCTTCGGCGAAAAGATCGTGCTGCGGCTACTCGACAGCTCTGCCACCCAGCTGGGACTCGACAAGCTGATTTCCAATCCTCGAACGCTGGAGCTGGTCCGCGCCCTCGGCTCAAAACCCTTCGGAATGATCCTGGTCACAGGGCCGACTGGATCCGGTAAATCCACAACGCTGTACTCCCTGCTGGCGGAACGCAATGAACCAGGCATCAACATTTCCACCGTGGAGGACCCCATCGAATACACCTTGCCCGGCATTACCCAATGCCAGGTGAACCGGGAGAAGGGATTTGATTTCAGTCAGGCACTGAGAGCCTTCATGCGCCAGGACCCGGATGTACTGCTGGTGGGGGAAACGCGCGATCTGGAAACAGCGAAAACGGCCATCGAAGCTGCGCTCACAGGCCACCTGGTGTTGACGACCCTGCACTGCAATGACGCCCCCAGTGCGATTGCCCGACTGGATGAGATGGGCGTGGAACCTTTCATGGTCAGTGCCTCATTGATCGGGATCGTCTCGCAACGTCTTCTGCGAAGGGTCTGTCACCACTGCCAGATCGCCTACCGCCCCGATCCCGAAGAGTTGGGTCGCTTCGGCCTGATGGCGAGCAACGAAGCCAACGTGAGCTTTGTGAAAGCCAACCATCACGAAGGCCAGGTCAATCCTTGTCCCCACTGTCAGGGCAGCGGTTACAAGGGCCGCGTGGGGGTCTATGAAGTGCTGCGCATGAATGAGGCTCTGGCGGCCGCCGTGGCCAAAGGCGCCACGACGGACATGGTGCGCCAGCTGGCTCTGGAGGGAGGGATGAAGACCCTGCTGGGCTACAGCCTGGAGCTAGTACGGGAAGGACATACAACCCTGGAGGAAGTGGGCCGAATGGTTCTCACAGACGCCGGACTTGAATCGGAACGCCGTGCCCGCGCCCTCAGCACCCTGACCTGTCATGGATGTGGTGGCGGACTCCAGGAAGGTTGGCTGGAATGTCCCTACTGCCTGACACCGCGCCAATGA
- the grpE gene encoding nucleotide exchange factor GrpE produces MSGDASTPAQDPSSAGSDGQQPVVTPNETLDTTPVVDEAPSAEGAAESESDSQSVDNEARLEQLEKEHSALREEHEVLRGQYVRIAADFDNFRKRQSRDQDDLKLQLICSTLSEILPVVDNFERARQQLDPQTEEAQGLHRSYQGLYKQLVEVLKQLGVAPMRVVGQEFDPTLHEAVLREPSEEHPEDVVIEELQRGYHLDGRVLRHAMVKVSMGPGPQQAAGSETSTSDAEVASEEEASGDASS; encoded by the coding sequence ATGAGTGGCGATGCTTCCACCCCAGCGCAGGATCCGTCATCGGCTGGTTCCGACGGCCAGCAACCTGTCGTGACTCCAAACGAAACTCTGGACACGACGCCAGTCGTGGACGAGGCACCGTCCGCTGAAGGCGCTGCCGAATCGGAGTCAGATTCCCAGTCCGTCGATAACGAGGCCCGTCTTGAGCAGCTCGAGAAGGAGCATTCCGCGCTCAGAGAGGAGCATGAAGTGTTGCGCGGTCAGTACGTGCGCATCGCCGCGGATTTCGACAACTTCCGCAAGCGTCAGAGTCGCGACCAGGATGACCTCAAATTGCAGCTCATCTGCAGCACCCTGAGTGAAATCCTTCCAGTTGTTGATAATTTCGAGCGTGCTCGTCAGCAGCTCGATCCTCAGACGGAAGAAGCCCAGGGACTTCACCGCAGCTATCAGGGGCTCTACAAACAGCTGGTTGAGGTGCTCAAACAGCTGGGTGTTGCTCCGATGAGAGTGGTTGGCCAGGAGTTTGATCCAACCCTGCACGAAGCGGTGCTGCGTGAGCCCAGTGAAGAGCATCCAGAAGACGTGGTGATTGAGGAGCTGCAGCGCGGCTATCACCTCGACGGTCGCGTGCTGCGTCACGCCATGGTCAAGGTGTCGATGGGGCCTGGTCCGCAACAGGCTGCCGGCAGCGAGACGTCCACCTCTGATGCTGAGGTCGCATCTGAAGAGGAGGCTTCGGGTGATGCCAGCAGTTGA
- a CDS encoding type II secretion system F family protein, whose protein sequence is MATFTATYTSATGQERSMKIRAIDLATAKRQLRRRGIKATELRASETSSARGSQPETKGKTDGASNGSWLSMDLGGAFQKPPGVKEKAVWASKLAALVNAGVPIVRSLDLMTTQQKLPMFKQALTAVGMQVNQGTAMGTAMRQWPKVFDQLTVAMVEAGEAGGVLDESLKRLAKLLEDNARLQNQIKGALGYPVAVLVIAILVFLGMTIFLIPTFAGIFEDLGAELPLFTQLMVDLSELLRSSAALVFAGGLLMAAWLFSRYYTTHNGRRVVDRLILKLPLFGDLIMKTATAQFCRIFSSLSRAGVPILMSLEISSETAGNSIISDAILDSRALVQEGVLLSTALTRQKVLPDMALSMLSIGEETGEMDQMLSKVADFYEDEVAASVKALTSMLEPAMIVVVGGIVGSILLAMYLPMFTVFDQIQ, encoded by the coding sequence ATGGCCACCTTCACCGCCACCTACACCTCCGCCACAGGGCAGGAGCGCTCGATGAAGATCAGAGCCATCGATCTCGCAACAGCCAAGCGTCAGTTACGACGACGAGGTATCAAGGCCACTGAACTGCGTGCCAGCGAAACCAGCAGCGCAAGAGGCAGCCAGCCTGAAACGAAAGGCAAAACAGATGGAGCTTCCAATGGAAGCTGGCTGTCCATGGATTTAGGGGGGGCCTTTCAGAAACCTCCAGGCGTGAAAGAGAAAGCCGTATGGGCCAGCAAGCTTGCGGCGCTCGTGAATGCAGGGGTGCCCATCGTGCGCAGCCTCGATCTGATGACCACCCAGCAGAAGCTGCCGATGTTCAAACAAGCGCTGACCGCGGTGGGCATGCAAGTGAACCAGGGCACTGCCATGGGTACTGCGATGCGTCAGTGGCCCAAAGTGTTTGACCAGCTCACCGTAGCCATGGTGGAAGCCGGTGAAGCAGGTGGAGTACTGGATGAATCGCTGAAAAGACTCGCCAAGCTGCTGGAAGACAATGCTCGTCTGCAGAATCAGATCAAGGGTGCCCTGGGCTATCCAGTAGCGGTGCTGGTGATCGCAATCCTGGTATTTCTGGGGATGACCATCTTCCTCATTCCCACGTTCGCTGGGATCTTCGAGGATCTTGGCGCGGAACTGCCACTGTTCACCCAGCTGATGGTGGACCTGAGCGAACTGCTGCGCTCTTCCGCAGCTCTGGTGTTTGCCGGAGGTCTTCTGATGGCTGCATGGCTGTTTAGCCGCTACTACACGACCCATAACGGCAGACGTGTGGTCGACCGATTGATCCTGAAGCTGCCCCTGTTCGGGGACCTGATCATGAAAACTGCAACAGCACAGTTCTGCAGGATCTTCAGCTCTCTGAGCCGAGCAGGCGTACCGATCCTGATGTCACTGGAGATCTCCAGTGAAACAGCAGGCAATTCGATCATTTCCGACGCGATCCTCGATTCGAGAGCGTTGGTTCAGGAAGGAGTGCTACTGAGTACGGCGTTGACGCGACAGAAAGTGTTGCCCGACATGGCCCTGAGCATGCTCTCGATCGGCGAGGAAACTGGGGAAATGGACCAGATGCTTAGCAAGGTGGCTGACTTCTATGAAGACGAGGTGGCAGCGTCCGTGAAGGCACTCACCTCCATGCTGGAACCCGCGATGATCGTGGTTGTGGGTGGCATTGTTGGCTCGATCCTGCTGGCGATGTATCTGCCGATGTTCACTGTGTTTGATCAGATTCAGTAA
- the argH gene encoding argininosuccinate lyase — protein MAGGVTGGGSSTWSDRFEQGLHPAIERFNASIGFDIHLLQEDLDGSVAHARMLAECGVIASVEADQLCSGLEQIRAEAAAGSFNPGLDDEDVHFAVERRLIALLGPVGKKLHTGRSRNDQVGTDLRLWLRRRIDELDPQVRMFQTALLRQALDHRNTLIPGYTHLQRAQPVCLAHHLLAYVEMLERDRQRFQDVRKRVNCSPLGAAALAGTPVPIDRRSTAAALGFEDIYANSLDAVSDRDFAVEFSAAASLLMVHLSRLAEEVIFWASEECGFVRLSDRCATGSSLMPQKKNPDVPELVRGKCGRVFGHLQGLLTMIKGLPLAYNKDFQEDKEALFDVVNTSVQCIEAMTILIEEGLSFRPDRLEAAVGSDFSNATDVADYLVARQVPFREAYQIVGSVVKQCLSDGLLLRDLSLERWQQFHPSIDADLFDALAPRQVVAARISEGGTGFERVEEQLALWSDRLELTNH, from the coding sequence ATGGCAGGTGGAGTGACGGGCGGAGGCTCCTCCACCTGGAGTGACCGGTTCGAACAGGGACTGCATCCGGCGATTGAACGGTTCAATGCCTCGATCGGCTTCGACATCCATCTCCTTCAGGAGGATCTGGATGGTTCAGTCGCCCATGCCCGCATGTTGGCCGAGTGCGGCGTAATTGCCTCGGTGGAGGCTGATCAGCTCTGCAGCGGTCTGGAACAGATCCGCGCAGAAGCGGCTGCCGGCAGCTTCAATCCCGGCCTTGACGATGAGGATGTGCACTTCGCTGTCGAGCGCAGGTTGATTGCCCTGCTGGGGCCGGTGGGAAAAAAGTTGCACACCGGACGCAGTCGCAATGATCAGGTGGGCACCGATCTGCGTCTGTGGCTTCGTCGTCGAATTGATGAGCTTGACCCGCAGGTGCGGATGTTTCAGACCGCTCTGCTGCGTCAGGCGCTTGATCACCGCAACACGCTGATTCCCGGTTACACCCACTTACAGAGGGCGCAGCCCGTTTGTTTGGCACACCACCTGCTCGCTTATGTAGAGATGCTCGAGCGGGATCGTCAGCGGTTTCAGGATGTGCGTAAGCGCGTCAACTGCTCACCGCTGGGTGCCGCAGCACTGGCTGGAACGCCCGTGCCGATTGATCGGCGCAGCACCGCTGCAGCCCTGGGATTCGAAGATATTTATGCCAACAGCCTTGATGCTGTGAGTGATCGCGATTTCGCTGTGGAGTTTTCAGCTGCTGCATCGTTGTTGATGGTGCACCTCAGCCGTCTTGCTGAGGAGGTGATCTTCTGGGCTTCAGAGGAATGTGGATTTGTGCGCCTGAGTGATCGTTGCGCCACTGGCAGCAGCTTGATGCCGCAAAAGAAGAATCCTGATGTTCCTGAACTGGTCCGTGGCAAATGCGGTCGGGTCTTCGGTCATCTGCAGGGGCTGCTCACCATGATCAAGGGGCTGCCGCTGGCGTACAACAAGGATTTTCAGGAAGACAAGGAAGCGCTGTTTGATGTGGTGAACACCAGTGTCCAGTGCATCGAGGCGATGACGATTCTGATCGAGGAAGGGCTGAGCTTTCGTCCTGATCGTCTGGAAGCTGCTGTCGGTTCAGATTTCTCCAATGCCACCGATGTGGCCGACTATCTGGTGGCCCGACAGGTCCCTTTCCGCGAGGCATATCAGATTGTTGGTTCTGTGGTGAAGCAGTGTCTGAGCGATGGACTATTGCTGCGTGATCTGAGCCTTGAACGTTGGCAGCAGTTTCATCCCTCGATTGACGCCGACCTGTTTGATGCTCTCGCGCCCCGACAGGTTGTTGCCGCTCGCATTAGCGAGGGCGGTACTGGGTTTGAGCGGGTCGAGGAGCAGTTGGCGCTCTGGAGCGACCGGCTCGAATTAACGAATCACTGA
- the dnaJ gene encoding molecular chaperone DnaJ: MADYYELLGVSRDADADTLKRAYRRLARQYHPDINKDAGAEDRFKEIGRAYEVLSDPQTRGRYDQFGEAGLGGAAGMPDMGDMGGFADIFETFFSGFGGAAGGGRQQRRRGPQQGDDLRYDLTIDFEQGVFGQEREIRVPHLETCTTCSGSGAKSGSGPTTCSTCGGVGQVRRATRTPFGSFTQVAECPTCNGNGQVIADPCNACGGQGVTQVRKKLRINIPAGVDTGTRLRVTGEGNAGLRGGPSGDLYVFLTVKPHPSLQRDGLTVHSEVKVSYLQAILGDTIEVDTVDGPTSLEIPAGTQPNAVLTLDNKGIPKLGNPVARGNQRITVNVKLPTRLNNEEKGLLEELAGHHSARGEQHHHHKSGLFARLFGQR; the protein is encoded by the coding sequence ATGGCCGATTATTACGAGCTGCTCGGTGTCAGCAGGGATGCTGATGCCGACACCCTCAAACGGGCCTATCGGCGACTGGCTCGCCAGTACCACCCCGATATCAACAAAGACGCCGGAGCAGAGGACCGCTTCAAGGAAATCGGTCGCGCCTACGAGGTTCTCAGCGATCCTCAGACCCGTGGTCGTTACGACCAATTCGGTGAGGCAGGGCTCGGTGGCGCTGCTGGTATGCCCGACATGGGCGACATGGGTGGCTTCGCCGATATTTTCGAAACTTTCTTCAGCGGGTTCGGGGGGGCCGCAGGTGGTGGACGTCAGCAACGCCGTCGTGGTCCTCAGCAGGGAGATGATCTGCGGTATGACCTCACGATCGATTTCGAGCAGGGGGTGTTCGGACAGGAGCGGGAGATTCGAGTCCCTCACTTGGAAACATGCACCACCTGCAGCGGCAGTGGTGCCAAGAGTGGCAGTGGACCCACCACCTGCTCCACTTGTGGAGGTGTTGGCCAGGTGCGCCGGGCAACCAGGACCCCTTTCGGCAGTTTCACCCAAGTGGCGGAATGTCCCACTTGCAACGGCAATGGTCAGGTGATTGCTGATCCCTGCAATGCCTGTGGCGGTCAGGGTGTGACTCAGGTGCGCAAGAAGCTGCGGATCAATATTCCTGCCGGTGTTGACACCGGGACTCGTCTCAGGGTGACCGGTGAGGGCAATGCTGGCTTACGCGGTGGTCCTTCTGGCGACTTGTATGTGTTCCTGACCGTTAAACCGCACCCCTCTTTGCAGAGGGATGGATTGACGGTCCATTCCGAGGTCAAGGTGAGCTATCTCCAGGCGATTCTCGGTGACACGATTGAAGTGGACACTGTCGACGGCCCGACCAGTCTTGAGATTCCTGCAGGAACTCAACCCAATGCCGTTCTCACCTTGGACAACAAGGGCATTCCCAAGCTGGGTAATCCTGTGGCCCGCGGCAATCAACGCATCACTGTCAATGTGAAACTCCCCACTCGTCTCAACAATGAGGAGAAGGGACTGCTCGAAGAGCTTGCCGGTCATCACTCCGCCAGGGGGGAGCAGCACCATCACCACAAGAGCGGCCTATTTGCGCGATTGTTCGGACAGCGCTGA
- the dusA gene encoding tRNA dihydrouridine(20/20a) synthase DusA: protein MDSLTKTDREPCWRFSIAPMLDCTDRHFRQLMRQISCHALLYSEMVVAQALHYTKRRERLLDFDVEEHPIALQVGGDQPQLLAEASRMAADWGYDEINLNVGCPSPRVQAGNFGACLMAEPERVARCVEAMVAASALPVTVKHRVGIDDLDSDTLLTAFVDQVAAAGATRFSVHARKAWLDGLDPKQNRTIPPLQHERVIALKQRRPELMIELNGGLDTPEQCLSALIHCDGAMVGRAAYAHPLRWAPMDALIYGEAPRIVKASDVITGLMPHAERHLKRGGRLWDLCRHLVQLVEGVPGARHWRRDLGHQAQLKGADLNVLEGSAQQLKDAGL from the coding sequence ATGGATTCCCTCACCAAAACCGATCGGGAACCTTGCTGGCGCTTCAGCATCGCTCCAATGCTGGACTGCACAGACCGGCATTTCCGCCAGCTAATGCGCCAGATCAGCTGTCATGCACTGCTGTATAGCGAAATGGTGGTAGCCCAGGCGCTTCACTACACCAAGCGAAGAGAACGCCTACTCGACTTCGATGTGGAAGAGCATCCGATCGCACTGCAAGTGGGCGGTGATCAGCCACAACTGCTCGCAGAGGCCTCGCGTATGGCAGCGGACTGGGGCTATGACGAAATCAACCTCAATGTGGGCTGCCCAAGTCCTCGAGTTCAGGCCGGCAATTTTGGAGCCTGCCTGATGGCAGAACCCGAACGCGTCGCCCGCTGCGTGGAAGCGATGGTGGCCGCCAGTGCGCTGCCGGTGACGGTGAAACACAGGGTTGGAATTGATGATCTCGATAGCGACACCCTGCTGACTGCTTTTGTAGATCAGGTTGCGGCGGCTGGCGCCACCCGCTTCAGCGTGCATGCACGCAAAGCCTGGCTGGATGGCCTCGATCCCAAACAGAATCGAACGATCCCTCCGTTGCAGCACGAGCGGGTAATCGCGCTCAAACAACGAAGGCCTGAACTCATGATCGAGCTGAACGGAGGACTCGACACCCCGGAGCAATGCCTATCCGCACTGATTCACTGCGATGGCGCGATGGTTGGCCGGGCTGCCTACGCACATCCTCTGCGCTGGGCACCGATGGATGCTCTGATCTATGGCGAAGCTCCAAGGATTGTGAAAGCTTCGGACGTGATCACAGGCCTGATGCCCCATGCCGAACGCCACCTGAAACGGGGTGGACGTTTGTGGGATCTCTGCCGCCACCTTGTACAACTGGTGGAAGGAGTGCCAGGTGCCCGCCACTGGCGGCGAGATCTAGGTCATCAAGCCCAGCTCAAAGGGGCAGACCTCAACGTTCTGGAAGGGTCGGCCCAGCAACTCAAAGATGCCGGGCTTTAA
- a CDS encoding type IV pilus twitching motility protein PilT: MELMIEDLMQELVDNGGSDLHLASGQPPYGRFSGKLRPMRDEALLEDSCNRLIFSMLNNSQRKTLEQTWELDCAYGLKGVARFRVNVYRQKGSYAACLRALGSTIPSIELLNLPAVVVETSKRPRGLVLVTGPTGSGKTTTLAALLDHINHSRAEHILTIEDPIEFVYKSDQSLVHQRQLNEDTRSFGNALRAALREDPDVILVGEMRDLETIQLAISAAETGHLVFGTLHTSSAAQTVDRMVDVFPPGQQTQIRVQLSGSLLAVFSQTLCQRNNPSPGQFGRVMAQEIMINTPAIANLIREGKTAQLYSQIQTGGALGMQTLEKALANLVTHGDINLQEALAKASKPSELERLVSS, translated from the coding sequence ATGGAGCTGATGATCGAGGACCTGATGCAGGAGCTGGTGGACAACGGTGGCAGTGACCTGCATCTCGCCAGCGGCCAACCCCCCTACGGACGTTTCAGCGGCAAACTACGGCCGATGCGTGATGAAGCCCTGCTGGAGGACAGCTGCAACCGGCTGATCTTCTCGATGCTCAACAACAGCCAACGCAAGACCCTTGAGCAGACGTGGGAACTCGACTGCGCTTACGGCCTCAAAGGAGTGGCCCGTTTCCGGGTGAACGTTTATCGCCAGAAGGGGAGCTATGCGGCCTGCTTAAGGGCACTGGGCAGCACGATCCCAAGCATCGAATTGCTGAACCTGCCTGCAGTGGTGGTGGAAACCAGCAAACGACCTCGGGGCCTAGTGCTGGTGACTGGACCCACCGGCTCGGGCAAGACCACCACCCTGGCCGCGTTGCTGGATCACATCAATCACAGCCGAGCCGAGCACATCCTCACGATCGAGGACCCGATCGAATTCGTCTACAAAAGCGACCAAAGCCTGGTTCACCAGCGTCAGCTCAACGAGGACACCCGCAGCTTTGGGAATGCACTCAGAGCAGCACTGCGGGAAGACCCAGACGTGATCCTGGTTGGGGAGATGCGGGACTTGGAAACCATTCAGCTGGCCATCAGCGCCGCGGAGACAGGTCACCTCGTCTTCGGCACTCTGCACACGAGTTCCGCAGCCCAAACGGTTGATCGGATGGTTGATGTGTTCCCGCCTGGCCAGCAGACCCAGATCCGTGTGCAACTGTCAGGGAGCTTGTTGGCAGTGTTTTCACAGACGCTTTGCCAACGCAACAACCCGTCTCCAGGTCAGTTCGGCCGAGTGATGGCTCAGGAAATCATGATCAACACCCCTGCCATCGCCAACCTGATCCGCGAGGGCAAGACCGCTCAGCTGTATTCACAGATTCAGACCGGAGGCGCACTGGGGATGCAGACCCTGGAAAAGGCTCTGGCCAATCTGGTGACTCACGGCGATATCAACCTGCAGGAAGCACTGGCCAAGGCCAGCAAGCCCTCAGAGCTGGAACGACTTGTGAGCAGCTGA
- a CDS encoding RNA recognition motif domain-containing protein, which yields MSIFVGNLPFRAEQEDVIELFAAHGEVTNCALPLERDTGRKRGFAFVEMVDEAAEAAAIEALQGAELMGRPLRINKAEPRGSAPRRGGGGGNYGGGGGDRRSGARGWEDRSYGGGSSAGGSSGGGYSGGGAAAGGGDQSGSPYGGGIEDGRRSRRRGGASQTDGGGSGYGGGGGDGGGDDYGGYGGAEG from the coding sequence GTGAGCATTTTTGTCGGCAATCTGCCCTTCCGCGCTGAGCAGGAAGACGTGATCGAACTGTTTGCCGCTCATGGAGAGGTCACGAACTGTGCCCTTCCTCTTGAGCGTGACACCGGTCGCAAGCGTGGTTTCGCCTTCGTGGAGATGGTCGATGAAGCGGCGGAGGCCGCGGCGATCGAAGCTCTCCAGGGAGCTGAGCTAATGGGTCGTCCCCTGCGCATCAACAAGGCTGAGCCCCGCGGCAGTGCACCTCGCCGTGGTGGTGGTGGTGGCAACTACGGCGGCGGTGGTGGCGATCGTCGCTCCGGTGCCCGTGGCTGGGAAGATCGCAGCTATGGAGGGGGTTCCTCAGCCGGCGGTTCTTCAGGCGGCGGTTACAGCGGTGGTGGAGCTGCTGCTGGCGGTGGCGACCAGTCAGGTTCTCCTTACGGTGGCGGTATTGAAGACGGTCGCCGCAGTCGTCGTCGTGGTGGTGCTTCCCAGACCGATGGTGGTGGCAGCGGCTACGGCGGTGGCGGCGGTGATGGCGGTGGAGATGACTACGGCGGTTATGGCGGAGCCGAAGGCTGA